From a region of the Anaeromyxobacter sp. genome:
- a CDS encoding TonB-dependent receptor — protein sequence MRPTTLLVALALCLTALPARPDNLVKFDVPPQPAAQALEALASQAGLQLLFAPGDLAGLQSPGVSGALTPQEALTRLLAGTGLTFAFTAERTVAVTRAAAPQKTGAAPAPQRAELEEVGVTAAREPPYAPRSASAATRLDAPVVETPATVQVIDATLLRDRAVVSPNALADLVSGVQPVVGYGTTRSQYFLIRGFSNLGVSYRNGFKVAEVYTPRDLANVERVEFVKGPASVLYGAAQPGGAVNTVTKQALDQDLAQAVASVGSYSTARLTLDLNKHLGAFSVRLNAAGDLGDSFIDLESSRNLLVAPAARWQVTPGVTLTYDGEYQRTTRKGWSNGLLPVPGLQDLPVGTTVSEPWTTLENTNVSNHLELVVALSPGWSLRQGLYDARSWRSHKSVSPAFSADPVADGNSLTAHGRVAYTQAKDDPTNTVSQTEVRGALQTGPLTHGLLAGFEAGRSVFEFNGAYESLDVVDLTTFQPGATPPYVDGPLGGSRRTATALALYAQDLVSWRDLRLVAGLRHDWVTSSSVALPGGDRTTQDEQATTARLGALYLVGAGASVYYSFSQSFSPNTFAQAAGGGVFEAERGAQHEVGVKYAPWDGLEATASAFDIRKRNVAIPDPADPLFSVPSGEQRSRGLEVSLAGQLGRHLRLIANAAWLKTEDEYGARIFGVPDFSANAWGVVTLPLGLEAGLGLVHVGAREAAQPALDYFRLPAYTRADASLAWSGGPYRIALNVDNLNDARIINSLEGFAVLFDAPRRYTLTGEARF from the coding sequence ATGCGCCCGACCACCCTCCTCGTCGCCCTCGCCCTCTGCCTCACCGCACTGCCCGCCCGCCCCGACAACCTGGTGAAGTTCGACGTGCCGCCCCAGCCGGCGGCGCAGGCCCTCGAGGCGCTGGCCAGCCAGGCCGGGCTCCAGCTGCTCTTCGCGCCGGGCGACCTGGCCGGCCTCCAGAGCCCGGGGGTCTCCGGCGCCCTCACGCCCCAGGAGGCGCTCACCAGGCTGCTGGCCGGCACCGGGCTCACCTTCGCCTTCACCGCCGAGCGGACCGTGGCGGTCACCCGGGCGGCGGCCCCGCAGAAGACCGGCGCCGCACCCGCACCCCAGCGCGCCGAGCTGGAAGAGGTGGGGGTCACGGCGGCGCGGGAGCCGCCCTACGCCCCCCGCTCGGCCTCGGCGGCCACCCGGCTCGACGCGCCGGTGGTCGAGACCCCAGCGACCGTCCAGGTCATCGACGCCACCCTCCTCCGGGACCGCGCCGTGGTGAGCCCGAACGCGCTGGCCGACCTCGTGTCGGGGGTCCAGCCGGTGGTCGGCTACGGCACCACCCGGTCGCAGTACTTCCTCATCCGCGGCTTCTCAAACCTGGGCGTGAGCTACCGGAATGGCTTCAAGGTGGCGGAGGTCTACACGCCCCGTGACCTGGCCAACGTCGAGCGGGTGGAGTTCGTGAAGGGGCCGGCCTCGGTGCTCTACGGCGCCGCCCAGCCCGGCGGCGCGGTCAACACCGTGACCAAGCAGGCCCTGGACCAGGACCTGGCGCAGGCGGTGGCCAGCGTGGGGAGCTACTCCACCGCCCGCCTCACGCTCGACCTGAACAAGCACCTCGGGGCCTTCTCGGTGCGCCTCAACGCCGCCGGCGACCTGGGCGACAGCTTCATCGACCTCGAGTCCTCCCGGAACCTGCTGGTCGCGCCGGCCGCGCGCTGGCAAGTCACGCCAGGGGTCACGCTCACCTACGACGGAGAGTACCAGCGGACCACCCGCAAGGGCTGGTCCAACGGCCTGCTCCCGGTCCCCGGCCTGCAGGACCTGCCGGTGGGCACCACCGTGAGCGAGCCGTGGACGACCCTGGAGAACACCAACGTCTCGAACCACCTGGAGCTGGTCGTGGCGCTCTCGCCGGGCTGGTCGCTCCGGCAGGGGCTCTACGACGCGCGCTCCTGGCGCTCCCACAAGTCGGTGAGCCCGGCCTTCTCCGCCGACCCCGTCGCCGACGGCAACTCGCTGACCGCCCACGGGCGCGTCGCCTACACCCAGGCCAAGGACGACCCGACCAACACCGTGAGCCAGACCGAGGTGCGAGGCGCCCTCCAGACCGGCCCGCTTACCCACGGGCTGCTGGCCGGCTTCGAGGCCGGTCGGTCGGTCTTCGAGTTCAACGGGGCCTACGAGTCCCTCGACGTCGTGGACCTGACCACCTTCCAGCCGGGCGCCACCCCGCCGTACGTGGACGGGCCGCTGGGCGGGAGCCGCCGCACCGCCACCGCCCTCGCCCTCTACGCGCAGGACCTGGTCAGCTGGCGCGACCTCCGCCTGGTGGCTGGGCTGCGCCACGACTGGGTCACCTCCAGCTCGGTGGCCCTCCCTGGCGGGGACCGGACCACCCAGGACGAGCAGGCGACCACCGCCAGGCTGGGGGCCCTCTACCTCGTCGGCGCCGGCGCTTCCGTCTACTACAGCTTCAGCCAGTCCTTCTCCCCAAACACCTTCGCCCAGGCGGCCGGCGGCGGCGTCTTCGAGGCCGAGCGCGGCGCCCAGCACGAGGTCGGGGTCAAGTACGCCCCGTGGGATGGGCTCGAGGCCACCGCCTCGGCCTTCGACATCCGCAAGCGCAACGTCGCCATCCCGGACCCGGCCGACCCGCTCTTCTCCGTTCCCAGCGGCGAGCAGCGCAGCCGCGGGCTCGAGGTCAGCCTGGCCGGCCAGCTGGGTCGGCACCTGCGGCTGATCGCCAACGCGGCCTGGCTGAAGACCGAGGACGAGTACGGCGCGCGCATCTTCGGCGTGCCCGACTTCTCCGCCAACGCCTGGGGCGTGGTGACCCTGCCGCTCGGCCTGGAGGCCGGCCTCGGCCTGGTCCACGTCGGGGCCAGGGAGGCCGCCCAGCCGGCCCTCGATTACTTCCGGCTCCCCGCCTACACGCGGGCCGACGCCTCGCTCGCCTGGAGCGGGGGGCCCTATCGGATCGCGCTCAACGTCGACAACCTGAACGACGCCAGGATCATCAACTCCCTCGAGGGCTTCGCGGTGCTCTTCGACGCCCCTCGCCGCTACACGCTCACCGGCGAGGCGCGGTTCTGA
- a CDS encoding PepSY domain-containing protein, translating to MLVVVGLSGSLLALYPQVDRALNPDWAASPPRGRAPRPLQQVLDAAAGALPGHFLHSVFPPTDEQDVHHVWFTPSARDQSAMLEVLVDPWDGRVVGRREAVPTSRFDRRNFPNAVYTLHFQLLLGEAGGTVVGLAGLLLLCSGVSGVVLWWPRQRSLRRNLTVRVNGGALRFHDDLHRVTGFGAVAGLLAVAFTGAAVTFGSVTRPVVETLSTGRPPPAFEPLPAGAGPAIDADAALARALALAPGARLRCLWLPGASGPAWRVTLREPTGVAWAGGTTDLWLHPEGGEVLGHRPWSEATAGEVFLAWLLPLHGGSAFGRPGRYLAFALGLAPLLLSFTGGWLWWKKRAARRKVAGGTDRP from the coding sequence GTGCTGGTGGTGGTGGGGCTCTCCGGCAGCCTCCTGGCCCTGTATCCCCAGGTGGACCGGGCCCTCAACCCGGACTGGGCCGCCTCGCCGCCCAGGGGCCGGGCCCCTCGCCCGCTGCAGCAAGTCCTGGACGCCGCCGCTGGCGCCCTGCCCGGGCACTTCCTCCACTCCGTGTTCCCGCCGACGGACGAACAGGACGTGCACCACGTCTGGTTCACGCCGAGCGCCCGGGATCAGTCGGCGATGCTGGAGGTGCTGGTCGACCCGTGGGATGGACGCGTGGTGGGCCGGCGCGAGGCGGTCCCGACCTCCCGCTTCGACCGGCGGAACTTCCCGAACGCGGTCTACACGCTCCACTTCCAGCTGCTGCTGGGCGAGGCCGGGGGCACCGTGGTCGGCCTGGCCGGGCTCCTGCTCCTCTGCTCCGGGGTGTCCGGGGTCGTCCTCTGGTGGCCGCGCCAGCGGTCCCTCAGGCGCAATCTGACCGTGAGGGTGAACGGCGGGGCCCTCAGGTTCCACGACGACCTGCACCGGGTCACCGGCTTCGGCGCGGTGGCCGGCCTGCTCGCCGTGGCGTTCACCGGAGCGGCGGTGACCTTCGGGAGCGTGACGCGGCCGGTGGTCGAGACGCTCTCGACCGGGCGGCCGCCACCGGCGTTCGAGCCGCTTCCAGCCGGCGCAGGCCCAGCCATCGACGCGGACGCGGCCCTGGCGCGGGCGCTGGCGCTCGCGCCGGGGGCCCGCCTGCGCTGCCTCTGGCTGCCAGGGGCCTCGGGCCCGGCCTGGCGGGTCACGCTCCGCGAGCCGACCGGGGTGGCCTGGGCCGGTGGCACCACCGACCTCTGGCTTCACCCCGAAGGCGGGGAGGTGCTGGGGCACCGACCCTGGTCGGAAGCGACCGCTGGTGAGGTCTTCCTGGCCTGGCTGCTCCCCCTGCACGGCGGGAGCGCCTTCGGACGGCCGGGTCGCTACCTGGCCTTCGCCCTCGGGCTGGCGCCGCTGCTGCTGTCCTTCACCGGGGGCTGGCTCTGGTGGAAGAAGCGAGCCGCCAGGCGGAAGGTGGCGGGGGGGACCGACCGGCCTTGA
- a CDS encoding sigma-70 family RNA polymerase sigma factor — translation MEGPSGLLDGWYRGHAVATARRWRSAGGDGALDLLHDAIVDLLERPAAAIRSPVGYLLAAARTLAADAGRRGRRAEALRAGLASASATARQADGALEARAALRALDGLPRGEREALWLNRFDGLGHEEIAARQEVCVRTVQRRIERALAHLAAAAGREAP, via the coding sequence GTGGAGGGCCCTTCGGGCCTCCTCGACGGGTGGTATCGGGGCCACGCCGTCGCGACGGCCCGTCGTTGGCGCTCCGCCGGGGGAGATGGTGCGCTCGACCTCCTCCACGACGCCATCGTGGACCTCCTGGAGCGGCCGGCCGCCGCCATCCGCAGCCCGGTGGGCTACCTCCTCGCCGCGGCCCGCACGCTGGCGGCCGACGCGGGGCGGCGCGGTCGCCGGGCGGAGGCGCTCCGGGCCGGCCTCGCCAGTGCGTCGGCGACCGCCCGCCAGGCTGACGGCGCCCTCGAGGCGCGCGCCGCGCTGAGGGCGCTCGACGGGCTCCCTCGCGGGGAGCGCGAGGCGCTCTGGCTCAACCGCTTCGACGGCCTGGGCCACGAGGAGATCGCCGCCCGCCAGGAAGTCTGCGTCCGGACCGTGCAGCGGCGTATCGAAAGGGCGCTGGCCCACCTGGCGGCGGCCGCCGGCCGGGAGGCGCCGTGA
- a CDS encoding FecR domain-containing protein — protein MDEQANHPDDRLDAEARAWTVRRRSGAFGPAQEAALAAWLSPDPRRQEALERAELLWRALEPLPRARADRRRRRTRALGAAAGVACLAAVAVLLTFRFEAQAITRRGERSTLALPDGSLLELDTDTALRVVYSLWGRSVSLQRGRAHFKVAHERRPFVLEAGPSRIEDLGTAFTVELREGRGRLAVTEGRVRIAAGAGARELGAGEAVRFGHADLEPLDAAGVASMAAWREGALLFDRAPLGEALLELARYHDLRAVSLDARVAGLKLSGRFASADLPGFLATLEAGLPVTARVEGSALKVEPRRR, from the coding sequence ATGGACGAACAAGCCAACCACCCCGATGACCGGCTCGACGCCGAGGCACGCGCCTGGACCGTGCGCCGCCGGTCGGGCGCCTTCGGCCCTGCACAGGAGGCTGCGCTGGCGGCGTGGCTGTCGCCGGACCCGCGTCGCCAGGAGGCGCTGGAACGAGCGGAGTTGCTCTGGCGGGCGCTCGAGCCCCTGCCCCGGGCGCGGGCGGACCGCCGGCGGCGGCGGACGAGGGCCCTCGGCGCCGCGGCCGGGGTGGCTTGCCTGGCGGCGGTGGCAGTGCTGCTGACCTTCAGGTTCGAGGCACAGGCCATCACCCGGCGCGGCGAGCGGTCCACCCTGGCGCTGCCGGACGGGAGCCTCCTCGAGCTCGACACCGACACCGCGCTGCGCGTCGTCTATTCGCTGTGGGGGCGCAGCGTCTCCCTGCAGCGCGGGCGCGCTCACTTCAAGGTAGCGCACGAGCGCCGCCCCTTCGTGCTGGAAGCCGGCCCTTCTCGCATCGAGGATCTCGGCACCGCCTTCACCGTGGAGCTCCGGGAAGGACGGGGGAGGCTCGCGGTCACCGAGGGGCGGGTCCGGATCGCAGCCGGGGCGGGCGCGCGGGAGCTTGGCGCCGGCGAGGCGGTCCGCTTCGGCCACGCCGACCTGGAACCGCTGGACGCCGCCGGAGTGGCGTCCATGGCGGCCTGGAGGGAGGGCGCGCTGCTCTTCGACCGGGCGCCGCTCGGCGAGGCGCTGCTGGAGCTAGCGAGGTACCACGACCTCCGGGCCGTGAGCCTCGACGCCAGGGTCGCCGGGCTGAAGCTCAGTGGCCGGTTCGCCTCCGCCGACCTGCCGGGCTTCCTGGCTACCCTGGAGGCCGGCCTCCCGGTGACGGCCAGGGTCGAAGGGTCCGCGCTGAAGGTCGAGCCCCGCCGCAGGTAG